The sequence CGCACGCCGAATCACAAGCCCGGGTTCTTCTACAAACGCGAGTTCAGATACAGCCGGTATCGCGAGGAATACACGTGCCCACGCGGGCAGGTACTGCGCTACAGCACGACAAACCGCGCGGGCTATCAGGAGTTCAGGTCCGATCCGTCGCGCTGCGGCACCTGTGAGGCGCGCGGCCAATGCACGACGAGCGCAAACCATGTGAAGGTGGTCATCCGGCACGTATGGGAGCGCGCGAAGGAGCGCGTCGATGCGCGTCGCCTGACCGACTGGGGCAAGGCGATCTACAAACGGCGCAAGGAAACGGTGGAGCGCAGCTTCGCGGATGCCAAGCAGCTGCATGGGCATCGCTACGCGAGGATGCGCGGGCTGCGCAAGGTGGCCGAGCAGTGCCTGCTCGGCGCTGCGGCGCAGAACATCAAGAAGATCGCGCTGCTGGTGGCACGCCTGCGGGCGTGTTTATGCGTGCGCCAGCGGCCCGGCAATCGCCTGCAGTGGCTCATCGCTGCACTTCTGGCCCGTTTCAACCGCCACGTCGTGCTTCACTGCCAGATTTGCTTTGCCTGAAAAACAAAACCCCACGCTCCGAAAAACGTGGGGTTGGTCAGCAGTCTGAACCCACGCAATTGCGTGGGTTTTTTATTGGGTGAGCCTGAGACTGCGTGAGCAGCCGGGGCTTGATGGTCGGTCGATCATACAGCATCGAACAACCATCGCGGATCGTCAGAACGATTCGTCCGCCGCAAGATAGCGCCATTGGCCCGGCGGCAACGCGCCCAGCACCACACGACCCATCCGCACGCGCTTCAGGCCGATCACTTCGAGGCCGACCAGCTCACACATACGACGGATCTGACGCTTCTTGCCTTCGCGCAGCACGAAACGCAGTTGCTCGCCGTTCTGCCAGTTCACCTGGGCGGGCTTCAGCGGCTGCTCGTCGAGCGACAGGCCGTGACACAGCAGTTCGAGGCTTTCCGGCGGGAAGTGGCTTTCGACGTCGACGGCATGCTCGCCGTACGCCACGCGCACCAGATATTCCTTGTCGATCTCCGAATGGCCGCCGATCAACTGCTTGGCGACGCGGCCGTCCTGCGTCAGCACCAGCAAGCCGGTCGAATCGATGTCCAGACGGCCTGCCGGCGCAAGCTGGCGCAGATGCGAGACCGAGAAGCGGATCTCCGACTGATCGTCTGCCCAGCGATTTTCCGGCGTGACCAGCGTGATGGCCGGCTGATAGCCGTCTTCCGCCTGGCCCGACACCAGACCCACCGGCTTGTGGATCAGCACCGTCACCTGGCTCGCTTGCGCGGCTTCGGCGGCCGGATCGATCTCGATGCGCTGGTCCGGACGCACCTTGGTGCCGAGCGTATCGATCCGCTCGCCATCCACCAGCACCCAGCCCTTTTCGATCCATTCGTCCGCTTCGCGGCGCGAGCACAGGCCGAGCTCGGACATCAGCTTCGACAGGCGTAGCGTGCCGGGCGCATCTTCGTAATCGCGACGCGGGGTGCGCGGCGCGGCGTCGTTGTGTTCGGCGCGTGCTGCGGGCGCTGGGCCGCGCGGCTTATCGGCGCGCGCGGGACGGTCGTCGCCGAAGCGGCGGCCGGCGGTCGGGAGCGTTTTGTCGAAGCTGCGGGCAGGGCGGTCGTTGCGTTCAGTGCGCTCGGTGCGATCACCGGTTCGAGCCGGGCGGTCGCCGAATTCGCGTTTCACCGGCTTGGCGAAGCTGCGCTCGCCGCGGTCGGATGAGCCACGTTCGCCTTCGAAACGGCGCGGTGCGCTGTCGCTGCGCGGGGGGCGGTCGCCGCGGTCGCCGGCACCTTCGAAACGGCGCGGTGCGCTGTCGCTGCGCGGGCCGCGTTCGCCACCGAAGCGCGGACGATCTCCACCGTCGCGATCGTTGCGGACCGGACGGTCGCCACGCGCGCCGCTTTCAGACGGACGGCCTGAGCCCGGACGTGCACCGCTGAACGGGCGGCGTTCGCCGTCGTCGCGACGCGGGGGGCGATCGCCGAAGCTGCGCGGAGCGCGCTCGCTACGGTCACCACCGCCTTCAAACTTGCGCGGTGCACGTTCGCCACGATCACCGGCGCCTTCGAAACGGCGCGGTGCGCTGTCGCTGCGCGGACCGCGTTCGCCACCAAAGCGCGGACGATCTCCACCGTCGCGATCGTTGCGGACCGGACGGTCGCCACGTGCGCCGCCTTCGGACGGACGGCCTGCGCCCGGACGTGCACCGCTGAACGGACGGCGTTCGCCGTCGTCGCGACGCGGAGGGCGGTCGCCGAAGCTGCGCGGAGCGCGCTCGCTACGGTCACCACCGCCTTCAAACTTGCGCGGTGCACGTTCGCCACGATTACCGGCGCCTTCGAAACGGTGCGGTGCGCTGTCGCTGCGCGGACCGCGTTCGCCACCGAAGCGCGGACGATCTCCACCGTCGCGATCGTTGCGGACCGGACGGTCGCCACGAGGGCCGCCTTCGGACGGACGGCCTGCGCCCGGACGCGCACCGCTGAACGGGCGGCGTTCGCCGTCGTCGCGACGCGGGGGGCGGTCGCCGAAGCTGCGCGGTGCGCGATCGCCACGATCACCACCACTTTCAAACTTACGCGGCGCACGCTCACCACGGTCCCCCGCGCCTTCACGCCGCGGCGGCCGATCCGACGACGAGCGGCCCGCGCCGCCCGCATCCCGCTCGCGAGAAAACGACCCCTCAGCGCGCGGCGCCCGTGCACCTGCGCCCGCCGGCTTTCCGCCGGCCGGCCGCGTGCCGGCACCCTTCGGCGCGCCGCCGCCTTCTCCGTGCGCCCCGCTGAAACCCGCCGTCGACGGTTTCGGTCCCACCGGACGTGTCGGCTTACGCGCCGACGTGCTGCCGGTACGGACAGGGGCGCGTTCGGACGAAGCCGGCCGCGGGTGCTTGGCTGTTAATTTGAGTCGCATGAAATCTCACACTGCAATCGCGCGCAGCAGTTCGGTCTCGACCTGAATTTGCAGGCGGTTGTCCGACAGACCGTGTCCATCCAGCAGGAACACGTCTTCGACGCGTTCGCCGAGCGTATTGATCCGCGCCGAAGCGACGCCGACCCGATGCTCGGCCAGCACGCGCGCGATCGAATAAAGAAGGCCTGGCCGGTCGTTGGCCGACACGGACAGGATGTAATATTGGCCACGTTCGTCGGCCCGAAGGTCGACGCGCGGCGTCACAGGGAAGGTCCGCGAAAGCCGCGACAAACGGCCTTTCGACGGTCCGGGGAGCAGGGTGCCGTCGCCGGTAAGACGGGCGGTCAGTTCCTGTTCGACCAGATTGGCAATATCGCGATAATGCACGTCTTCTTCGGTATGCGCGACGAGGAAATTATCGAGCGCGTAGCCGTGACGGGTCGTGCTGACCCGCGCATCCAGCACCGACAAGCCGTTGCGGTCGAAATACGCGCAAATCCCGGCGAACAGATCGGGCTGATCCTTCACGTACACCAGCACCTGCAGCGCCTCGCCGATCGGCGACGGACGCGCCCGCACGATCGGCGTGGCCGTTTCGACGTGACGCGACAGCACGCGGGTTTGCCACGCGATATCGGCTGCGTCGTGACGCAGGAAATAGCCGATGTCGAGCTTGTCCCACAACGCCTTTTGCGCGCCTTCCGGCACGGTTTCGAGGCGCAGCAGCGCCAGCGCCTCTTCCTGGCGCGATTTCAGTTCCGAATGCGCGTCCGGCCGCGCGCCGCCGAGTACGGCCAGCGTGGCGCGGTACAGGTCTTCGAGCAGCTTGCCTTTCCACGTATTCCAGACCTTCGGGCTGGTGCCGCGAATATCGGCCACCGTCAGCAGGTAGAGCGCGGTGAGGCGGCGCTCGGTGCCCACCAGTTCGGCAAAGCGCTTGATGACTTCCGGGTCGCTGGTGTCCTGCTTCTGCGCGACCTGGCTCATGGTCAGATGCTGCTGCACCAGCCAGACCACCAGCTCGCCGTCTTCGCCCTCGATACCGTGGCTGCGGCAGAAGCGGCGCGCGTCGGCCATGCCGAGCGTGGAGTGATCGCCGCCGCGGCCCTTGGCGATGTCGTGAAACAGCGCCGCCACGTACAGCACCCACGGCCGGTCGAAATTGGCGATCAACTGGCTGCAGAACGGGTATTCGTGCGCGTGCTCGGCGACCGCGAAGCGCCGTAGATTGCGCAGCACCATCAGAATGTGCTGGTCGACGGTGTAGACGTGATACAGATCGTGCTGCATCTGCCCGACGATGCGCCGGAAGTTCAGCAGGTAACGCCCGAGCACGCTGGTCTGGTTCATCAGACGCAACGCGTGCGTGATGCCGGCCGGCTGCTTCAGGATTTCCATGAAGAGGCGACGGTTTTCCGGATCGCGCCGCCAATGCTGATCCATGATGTCGCGGGCGTTGTAGATCGCCCGCAACGTGCGCGCCGACAAGCCTTTGACGCCCGGCGTCAGTTCGTACAGCAGGAACGCTTCGAGGATCGCGTTCGGCTCGCGCTCGAACACGTCGTCGCTGGCGATTTCCAGCATGCCCTGTTTTTCGACGAAGAGGTCCGTCAGCACCCGCGTGATCCCGCTCGTGCTCGGGAAAAGCTGGGCCTCGATGTTCTGGATCAGAATCGTGGCGAGCTGCGTGACGGCTTTGGCGGACCAGTAATAGCGCCGCATCAGTTGCTCGCTGGCGCGCTTGGTGGCGGTCGGCTTGTAGCCGAAACTTTCGGCCACCGGCGTTTGCAGATCGAACACCAGAATGTCCTGCCGACGCCCCGCGGTGACATGCAGCCGCGCGCGCAGCGCCTTCAGAAAGCTCTCATTGCGGCGCAGTTCGCGCGCTTCGCGTTCGGTGATCAGGCCGCGCGCCTCGAGTTCGCGCCAACTGCTGCCGAAACCGGCCGCCTGGGTGATCCACAGAATCAGCTGAAGATCGCGCAGGCCGCCCGGGCTTTCCTTGATGTTGGGTTCAAGCGCGTACGGCGTGTCCTGGAACTTGGCGTGGCGCTGGCGCATTTCCAGCACTTTCGCCTGGAAGAACGCCTTCGGATCGAGCGCGTCGCGGTAACGCTTCGCGAAATCGTCGAACAGCGTCGCGCTGCCGGTAATGCGCCGCGCTTCGAGCAGCGAGGTGCGCACGGTGACGTCGTTGGCGGCTTCTTCGAGGCACTGCGACACGCTGCGCACACTGCTGCCGAGTTCCAGCCCCAGATCCCACGCGAGGCTGATAAAACGCTCGATACGCGCTTCGAGATGCTCGATCGGCGCGTCCGGCAGCAGCACCAGAATGTCGATGTCGGAATGCGGCGCCAGTTCGCCGCGCCCATAACCGCCGACCGCCAGTAAAGCCAGCTCGGGCGGCAGTTCGCAGGTGTCCCAGGCGGCGCGCAGCGAGTTGTCCGTGGCGCGCGCGAGAGCGGCCATCAACGCGTCGACGTTGGTGGCCGTCTTGAAGCGTTCCAGCAGCTGGGCTTTGGCCACCTTGTAGTCCGCCTTGAGCGACGTGGCATGGGATGGGGCGACGGCGGGAACACTACTCATTGGCAGGCGGGCACGCGGACGGTGGGCAGGAGGTCGGTCAGGCCGTAACCGCAACGACCGGCGGCCGCGCGGGCGTGCCGGCGGAAACGGTCAGCACGTCGTAGCCGGTTTCCGTCA is a genomic window of Paraburkholderia bryophila containing:
- a CDS encoding pseudouridine synthase, whose translation is MKREFGDRPARTGDRTERTERNDRPARSFDKTLPTAGRRFGDDRPARADKPRGPAPAARAEHNDAAPRTPRRDYEDAPGTLRLSKLMSELGLCSRREADEWIEKGWVLVDGERIDTLGTKVRPDQRIEIDPAAEAAQASQVTVLIHKPVGLVSGQAEDGYQPAITLVTPENRWADDQSEIRFSVSHLRQLAPAGRLDIDSTGLLVLTQDGRVAKQLIGGHSEIDKEYLVRVAYGEHAVDVESHFPPESLELLCHGLSLDEQPLKPAQVNWQNGEQLRFVLREGKKRQIRRMCELVGLEVIGLKRVRMGRVVLGALPPGQWRYLAADESF
- a CDS encoding [protein-PII] uridylyltransferase — translated: MSSVPAVAPSHATSLKADYKVAKAQLLERFKTATNVDALMAALARATDNSLRAAWDTCELPPELALLAVGGYGRGELAPHSDIDILVLLPDAPIEHLEARIERFISLAWDLGLELGSSVRSVSQCLEEAANDVTVRTSLLEARRITGSATLFDDFAKRYRDALDPKAFFQAKVLEMRQRHAKFQDTPYALEPNIKESPGGLRDLQLILWITQAAGFGSSWRELEARGLITEREARELRRNESFLKALRARLHVTAGRRQDILVFDLQTPVAESFGYKPTATKRASEQLMRRYYWSAKAVTQLATILIQNIEAQLFPSTSGITRVLTDLFVEKQGMLEIASDDVFEREPNAILEAFLLYELTPGVKGLSARTLRAIYNARDIMDQHWRRDPENRRLFMEILKQPAGITHALRLMNQTSVLGRYLLNFRRIVGQMQHDLYHVYTVDQHILMVLRNLRRFAVAEHAHEYPFCSQLIANFDRPWVLYVAALFHDIAKGRGGDHSTLGMADARRFCRSHGIEGEDGELVVWLVQQHLTMSQVAQKQDTSDPEVIKRFAELVGTERRLTALYLLTVADIRGTSPKVWNTWKGKLLEDLYRATLAVLGGARPDAHSELKSRQEEALALLRLETVPEGAQKALWDKLDIGYFLRHDAADIAWQTRVLSRHVETATPIVRARPSPIGEALQVLVYVKDQPDLFAGICAYFDRNGLSVLDARVSTTRHGYALDNFLVAHTEEDVHYRDIANLVEQELTARLTGDGTLLPGPSKGRLSRLSRTFPVTPRVDLRADERGQYYILSVSANDRPGLLYSIARVLAEHRVGVASARINTLGERVEDVFLLDGHGLSDNRLQIQVETELLRAIAV